TTACTCCGATCTCGCTGTCGAAGCGATCACGATGTTGCTCAATCCGCCGATTCTCGTCCTAATCGCCaatgaggaggaggaagaaggaggagCTGAAGTAACGGAGCGTTCAAAATTCTGTTACTTGTACAGTGATCTAATCACTAGAGGGAATCCGGATTTTAAATGGATCCGACCCGGAAGTGAATGGGACCCGATTGTGGTCAATTACACATCAGGTACGACGTCGTCTCCTAAAGGAGTGGTTCATTGCCACAGGGGTATATTCGTCATGACGCTTGATTCCCTAACCGATTGGGCCGTACCGAAAACCCCGGTTTACTTATGGACCTTACCGATATTTCACGCCAACGGTTGGACCTATCCATGGGGAATCGCCGCCGTCGGAGGAACTAACGTCTGTGTGCGTAAACTCCACGCGCCGTCAATATACCATCTAATCCGTGATCACGGCGTGACTCACATGTACGGCGCACCAATAGTGCTTCAGATTCTATCGGCGAGTCAAGAATCTGATCAGCCTCTTAAGAGTCCGGTCAATTTCTTAACCGCCGGTTCTTCTCCGCCAGCTACGGTGCTTCTCCGCGCCGAGTCTCTAGGTTTCATCGTCAGTCACGGTTACGGATTAACGGAGACAGCCGGTGTGATCGTCTCCTGCGCGTGGAAGCCAAACTGGAATCGGTTACCGGCGAGTGATCAAGCGCAATTGAAATCACGGCAAGGAGTGAGAACCGTCGGATTTAGCGAAATCGATGTAGTGGATCCAGAATCAGGTCGGAGCGTGGAGAGAGACGGAGAAACAGTCGGAGAAATAGTGTTGAGAGGGAGTTCAATCATGCTCGGATACTTAAAAAATCCGATCGGAACTCAAAATTCGTTTAAAAACGGGTGGTTCTTCACCGGAGACCTCGGTGTGATTCACGGGGATGGTTACTTAGAGATTAAAGATAGATCGAAAGATGTGATTATTTCAGGAGGAGAGAATGTGAGTAGTGTGGAAGTGGAGGCGGTGTTGTACACGAATCCGGCGGTGAATGAAGCGGCGGTGGTGGCTAGACCTGACGAGTTTTGGGGAGAGACGCCGTGTGCTTTTGTTAGTTTAAAACCCGGGTTGACCCGGAAACCAACGGATAAGGAGATTATAGAGTATTGCAAATATAAAATGCCACGTTACATGGCTCCTAAAACGGTCTCGTTTCTTGAAGAGTTACCAAAGACTTCCACTGGGAAGATTATAAAGTCATTGCTTAAAGAGATTGccaaaaacatgtaaaagtATTGTAATTTTGATCTAATATCAGATATGTCATCTCTTTCATTAAGATTAATCATATGATCAAATTAATTG
This sequence is a window from Arabidopsis thaliana chromosome 1 sequence. Protein-coding genes within it:
- a CDS encoding AMP-dependent synthetase and ligase family protein (AMP-dependent synthetase and ligase family protein; FUNCTIONS IN: catalytic activity; INVOLVED IN: metabolic process; EXPRESSED IN: 18 plant structures; EXPRESSED DURING: 10 growth stages; CONTAINS InterPro DOMAIN/s: AMP-binding, conserved site (InterPro:IPR020845), AMP-dependent synthetase/ligase (InterPro:IPR000873); BEST Arabidopsis thaliana protein match is: acyl activating enzyme 5 (TAIR:AT5G16370.1); Has 76139 Blast hits to 69900 proteins in 3519 species: Archae - 1138; Bacteria - 49873; Metazoa - 3177; Fungi - 3318; Plants - 2164; Viruses - 1; Other Eukaryotes - 16468 (source: NCBI BLink).) gives rise to the protein MEDLKPSAANSLPLTLLGFLERAATVYGDCTSIVYGNSTVYTWRETNHRCLCVASALSSIGIGRSDVVSVLSANTPEMYELQFSVPMSGAILNNINTRLDARTVSVLLRHCESKLLFVDFFYSDLAVEAITMLLNPPILVLIANEEEEEGGAEVTERSKFCYLYSDLITRGNPDFKWIRPGSEWDPIVVNYTSGTTSSPKGVVHCHRGIFVMTLDSLTDWAVPKTPVYLWTLPIFHANGWTYPWGIAAVGGTNVCVRKLHAPSIYHLIRDHGVTHMYGAPIVLQILSASQESDQPLKSPVNFLTAGSSPPATVLLRAESLGFIVSHGYGLTETAGVIVSCAWKPNWNRLPASDQAQLKSRQGVRTVGFSEIDVVDPESGRSVERDGETVGEIVLRGSSIMLGYLKNPIGTQNSFKNGWFFTGDLGVIHGDGYLEIKDRSKDVIISGGENVSSVEVEAVLYTNPAVNEAAVVARPDEFWGETPCAFVSLKPGLTRKPTDKEIIEYCKYKMPRYMAPKTVSFLEELPKTSTGKIIKSLLKEIAKNM